A stretch of DNA from Saccharomycodes ludwigii strain NBRC 1722 chromosome I, whole genome shotgun sequence:
TTTTCTCTTTAATTCTTGTTGCATTTCATGGTCATTTCTGtttaaatttcttttcctttctttttcttccatTCTTTTGGCATCTTTGATCGGACCCCCATGTAAGGTTTGTCTTTCTAGTTCCTGAACATAATGAACACCTATAATTGTACTAAAACTTATTAGACAAGATAAACCCAATGTTATTTTACTAGCTTTGCTCATATCTTTTTAGT
This window harbors:
- the PET117 gene encoding Pet117p (similar to Saccharomyces cerevisiae YER058W | PET117 | PETite colonies); this encodes MSKASKITLGLSCLISFSTIIGVHYVQELERQTLHGGPIKDAKRMEEKERKRNLNRNDHEMQQELKRKYESVQPLNGDIVSSDNKHED